A window of Gallaecimonas xiamenensis 3-C-1 genomic DNA:
TATCTTCTCAGGGACACTAAAGGTGCAGATACAACAGGCGCCGGCCGGGCGGGAAAACCCCCTGGCCATCGCCAACCGAATTCACCAGCGCTGCCTGGCCTATGCCGAGCAGGCGCTGACCGACGATCCCAGGGTGAAGGCCTTCCTGACCCTGTTTGATGCAGAACTGGTGGCGGACAGCGTCCGCCCGATCATGTGAGGAAAGACGATGTTTGGTAAAGGCGGAATGGGCAACATCATGAAGCAGGCCCAGCAGATGCAGGAGCGGATGCAAAAGGCCCAGGAAGAAATCGCCAACATGGAAGTCACCGGCGAAGCCGGTGCCGGCCTGGTCAAGGTCACCATGCTCGGTAACCACAATGTGCGCCGCGTTGAAATCGACGACAGCCTGATGGAAGACGACAAGGACATGCTCGAAGATCTCATCGCTGCGGCCATCAACGACGCCGTACGCCGTGTCGAAGAGGAATCCAAGGCCAAGATGGGCTCCGTGACCGGCGGCATGAAGCTGCCTGGCGGCCTACAGTTCCCCTTCTAAGCCATGGAATTTAGCCCGCTGCTGCGCGAGCTGATCCAGGCCCTGCGCTGCCTGCCCGGGGTGGGGGGGAAATCCGCCACCCGCATGGCCTTCCACCTCCTGGAGCGTGACCGGGAAGGGGGCCTGAAACTGGCCGGCCAGCTCAAGGCCGCCATGGAAGGCATTCAGCATTGCCAAGATTGCCGCACCTTTACCGA
This region includes:
- a CDS encoding YbaB/EbfC family nucleoid-associated protein, with translation MFGKGGMGNIMKQAQQMQERMQKAQEEIANMEVTGEAGAGLVKVTMLGNHNVRRVEIDDSLMEDDKDMLEDLIAAAINDAVRRVEEESKAKMGSVTGGMKLPGGLQFPF